A region from the Branchiostoma floridae strain S238N-H82 chromosome 9, Bfl_VNyyK, whole genome shotgun sequence genome encodes:
- the LOC118423333 gene encoding prefoldin subunit 3-like, with protein sequence MAVEEQKAHGGIPQMRFVEDVDAYMKEPEHENAEKVLRKLDEQYQKYKFMEFNLQQKKNRLKGQIPEIKTTLDIIQHMQSRKGSSEPMETSFMMSDNLYAKATVPPTEKVCLWLGANVMLEYTVDDAAALLSKNHSAATASMSQVEKDLEFLRNQLTTTEVNMARVFNWDVRRRQAAKLP encoded by the exons ATGGCGGTAGAGGAACAGAAAGCACATGGTGGCATCCCTCAGATGCGTTTTGTG GAAGATGTGGATGCCTACATGAAGGAGCCGGAACATGAGAATGCAGAGAAAGTTCTCCGTAAGCTGGACGAACAGTACCAGAAATACAAGTTCATGGAGTTCAACTTACAACAGAAAAAGAACAG GTTGAAGGGCCAAATCCCAGAAATTAAGACAACATTAGATATAATTCAACATATGCAAAGCAGAAAG GGTTCCAGTGAGCCAATGGAGACCAGTTTTATGATGTCAGACAATCTGTATGCCAAAGCAACCGTCCCTCCAACAGAGAAGGTCTGCCTTTGGCTTGGG GCCAATGTCATGTTGGAGTACACTGTGGATGATGCGGCGGCCCTGCTGTCCAAAAACCACAGCGCGGCCACGGCCAGTATGTCTCAGGTGGAGAAGGACCTGGAGTTCCTCAGGAACCAGCTCACCACCACAGAAGTCA ACATGGCCAGAGTTTTCAACTGGGACGTCAGAAGACGGCAGGCAGCGAAACTACCTTAA
- the LOC118423292 gene encoding cullin-5-like isoform X1, with the protein MAAPMLKDKGSLQFEDKWDSMRPTVLKLLRQEPVTRAEWQDLFWDVHSVCLWDDKGPGKVHKALQDDILEFIKQAQQRTLTHQDDTALLKAYIAEWRKFFTQCSYLPKPFGQLETSLAGKTVSSVQKKNSPEDSIVRKLMLDSWNQSIFSNIKQRLQDSAMKLVHSERMGEAFDSQLVIGVRESYVNLCSDPEDKLKIYKENFEAAYIEATEAFYKAQAPQYLADNGVQNYMKYADMKLKEEEQRAMRYLETRKGCDSVQKKSLHIGQIASQQFQLTECCVHVLVTAFKETILAECSVMIKRNETDKLLLMFQLLDRVPDGINPMLRDLEEHIKNQGLADMVAAAETITSDSEKYVEQLLSLFNIFSMLVKKAFSDDPRFLTSRDKAYKHVVNDTTVFRLELPSKQKGVAKTQPESKCPELLANYCDMLLRKTPLSKKLTSDEIDARLKDVLLVLKYVQNKDVFMRYHKAHLTRRLILDSSADSEKEENMVEWLREVGMPADYVNKLARMFQDIKVSEDLNSQFKEAIRDKGHGSIADCVNIKVLNAGAWARSSERVFVSLPMELEDYIPEVEEYYRKTHSGRKLQWHHLMSNGIITFKNKVGQYDLEVTTFQMAVLFSWNQRPLERIPLENLRLATELPDTELRRTLWSLVAFPKIKRQVLVYEPEAQSPKDFQEGTVFWVNQEFGLIKNGKLQKRGKINLIGRLQLSTERTREEDNEGIIQLRILRTQEAIVKIMKMRKRISNAQLQTELVEILKNMFIPSKKMIKEQIEWLIEHKYMRRDEDNINMFIYMA; encoded by the exons atggcggcgccaaTGTTGAAG GATAAAGGTAGCCTGCAGTTTGAAGACAAGTGGGACAGCATGCGGCCCACTGTCCTGAAGCTGTTACGGCAGGAACCAGTCACCAGGGCTGAGTGGCAGGACCTGTTCTG GGATGTTCACTCGGTGTGTCTGTGGGATGATAAGGGACCAGGAAAGGTTCACAAGGCCCTACAGGATGACATCCTGGAGTTCATCAAACAAGCGCAGCAG CGAACTTTGACCCATCAGGACGACACGGCTTTACTGAAAGCGTACATCGCAGAGTGGCGGAAGTTCTTCACGCAGTGTTCATACCTGCCCAAGCCGTTCGGCCAGCTAGAGACGTCCCTCGCTGGCAAGACGGTCAGCAGTGTGCAGAAAAAGAACAGTCCGGAGGACAGCATTGTTAGGAAG CTGATGTTGGACAGCTGGAATCAGAGCATCTTCTCCAACATCAAACAGCGTCTCCAGGACAGCGCCATGAAGCTGGTGCACTCTGAGAGGATGGGGGAGGCCTTTGACTCACAACTGGTCATCGGGGTTAGGGAATCATATG TCAACCTATGTTCAGATCCTGAGGACAAGTTAAAGATATACAAGGAAAATTTCGAGGCTGCGTACATAGAAGCAACGGAAGCCTTCTACAAGGCACAGGCACCCCAATACCTGGCAGACAACGGGGTCCAGAACTACATGAAATAT GCTGATATGAAACTAAAGGAGGAAGAACAGCGGGCCATGAGATACCTGGAAACTAGGAAGGGCTGTGACTCTGTGCAAAAG AAAAGCCTCCATATAGGACAGATAGCAAGCCAGCAGTTTCAG CTTACAGAATGCTGTGTTCACGTACTAGTAACTGCCTTCAAAGAGACCATCCTTGCTGAGTGCTCTGTTATGATCAAGAGAAATGAAACAGACA AGCTGCTGCTAATGTTCCAGCTGTTAGACCGGGTGCCAGACGGCATCAACCCCATGCTGAGGGACCTGGAGGAGCACATCAAGAACCAGGGCCTGGCTGACATGGTGGCTGCTGCGGAGACTATCACTTCT gatTCTGAGAAGTATGTTGAACAGCTGCTGTCCCTGTTTAACATCTTTAGTATGCTAGTCAAGAAAGCCTTCAGTGATGACCCCAGATTTCTCACCTCTAGGGACAAG GCCTACAAGCATGTAGTGAATGATACAACTGTATTTAGGTTAGAGCTTCCCTCTAAACAAAAAGG TGTAGCAAAGACGCAGCCAGAATCCAAATGTCCAGAGCTGTTAGCCAACTACTGCGACATGCTGCTGAGAAAGACTCCTCTGAGCAAGAAACTCACATCCGACGAAATAGACGCAAGACTTAAAGATGTG tTACTAGTGCTGAAGTACGTACAGAACAAGGATGTGTTTATGAGGTACCACAAGGCCCACCTGACCCGTAGGCTCATCCTAGACAGCTCTGCCGACAGTGAGAAGGAAGAAAACATGGTGGAGTGGCTCAGG GAAGTAGGCATGCCAGCAGACTATGTCAACAAACTAGCCAGGATGTTCCAGGACATCAAAGTCAGTGAAGACCTCAACAGTCAGTTTAAGGAAGCTATCCGGGACAAGGGGCACGGGTCTATAGCAG ATTGTGTAAATATCAAGGTACTGAACGCGGGTGCCTGGGCACGTAGTTCGGAGCGAGTGTTCGTGTCCCTGCCCATGGAGCTGGAAGACTACATCCCTGAGGTGGAGGAGTACTACAGGAAGACTCACAGCGGCAGGAAACTGCAGTGGCATCATCTCATGTCTAATGGCATT ATAACCTTCAAAAACAAAGTAGGACAGTACGACCTTGAGGTCACGACCTTTCAGATGGCGGTCCTGTTCTCCTGGAACCAGAGGCCCCTAGAGAGAATACCGCTGGAAAACCTGAGGTTAGCCACGGAGCTTCCCGATACAGAGCTTAGGAGAACTCTATGG TCTTTAGTGGCCTTCCCTAAGATTAAGAGACAGGTCCTGGTGTATGAACCTGAAGCTCAGTCACCTAAAGACTTCCAGGAGGGCACAGTCTTCTGGGTCAACCAGGAGTTTGGCCTCAT TAAAAATGGGAAACTCCAGAAGAGAGGGAAGATAAACCTGATTGGTAGACTGCAGCTGTCCACAGAGAGAACACGGGAGGAAGACAACGAAGGTATCATACAGCTCAGGATACTCAGGACACAG GAAGCTATAGTGAAGATTATGAAGATGAGGAAGCGGATCTCCAACGCCCAGCTCCAGACTGAGCTAGTGGAGATTCTTAAGAACATGTTCATCCCATCTAAGAAGATGATCAAGGAACAGATTGAGTGGCTCATCGAACACAAGTACATGAGGAGAGATGAGGACAACATCAACATGTTTATTTACATGGCATAA
- the LOC118423292 gene encoding cullin-5-like isoform X2, whose translation MAAPMLKDKGSLQFEDKWDSMRPTVLKLLRQEPVTRAEWQDLFWDVHSVCLWDDKGPGKVHKALQDDILEFIKQAQQRTLTHQDDTALLKAYIAEWRKFFTQCSYLPKPFGQLETSLAGKTVSSVQKKNSPEDSIVRKLMLDSWNQSIFSNIKQRLQDSAMKLVHSERMGEAFDSQLVIGVRESYVNLCSDPEDKLKIYKENFEAAYIEATEAFYKAQAPQYLADNGVQNYMKYADMKLKEEEQRAMRYLETRKGCDSVQKLTECCVHVLVTAFKETILAECSVMIKRNETDKLLLMFQLLDRVPDGINPMLRDLEEHIKNQGLADMVAAAETITSDSEKYVEQLLSLFNIFSMLVKKAFSDDPRFLTSRDKAYKHVVNDTTVFRLELPSKQKGVAKTQPESKCPELLANYCDMLLRKTPLSKKLTSDEIDARLKDVLLVLKYVQNKDVFMRYHKAHLTRRLILDSSADSEKEENMVEWLREVGMPADYVNKLARMFQDIKVSEDLNSQFKEAIRDKGHGSIADCVNIKVLNAGAWARSSERVFVSLPMELEDYIPEVEEYYRKTHSGRKLQWHHLMSNGIITFKNKVGQYDLEVTTFQMAVLFSWNQRPLERIPLENLRLATELPDTELRRTLWSLVAFPKIKRQVLVYEPEAQSPKDFQEGTVFWVNQEFGLIKNGKLQKRGKINLIGRLQLSTERTREEDNEGIIQLRILRTQEAIVKIMKMRKRISNAQLQTELVEILKNMFIPSKKMIKEQIEWLIEHKYMRRDEDNINMFIYMA comes from the exons atggcggcgccaaTGTTGAAG GATAAAGGTAGCCTGCAGTTTGAAGACAAGTGGGACAGCATGCGGCCCACTGTCCTGAAGCTGTTACGGCAGGAACCAGTCACCAGGGCTGAGTGGCAGGACCTGTTCTG GGATGTTCACTCGGTGTGTCTGTGGGATGATAAGGGACCAGGAAAGGTTCACAAGGCCCTACAGGATGACATCCTGGAGTTCATCAAACAAGCGCAGCAG CGAACTTTGACCCATCAGGACGACACGGCTTTACTGAAAGCGTACATCGCAGAGTGGCGGAAGTTCTTCACGCAGTGTTCATACCTGCCCAAGCCGTTCGGCCAGCTAGAGACGTCCCTCGCTGGCAAGACGGTCAGCAGTGTGCAGAAAAAGAACAGTCCGGAGGACAGCATTGTTAGGAAG CTGATGTTGGACAGCTGGAATCAGAGCATCTTCTCCAACATCAAACAGCGTCTCCAGGACAGCGCCATGAAGCTGGTGCACTCTGAGAGGATGGGGGAGGCCTTTGACTCACAACTGGTCATCGGGGTTAGGGAATCATATG TCAACCTATGTTCAGATCCTGAGGACAAGTTAAAGATATACAAGGAAAATTTCGAGGCTGCGTACATAGAAGCAACGGAAGCCTTCTACAAGGCACAGGCACCCCAATACCTGGCAGACAACGGGGTCCAGAACTACATGAAATAT GCTGATATGAAACTAAAGGAGGAAGAACAGCGGGCCATGAGATACCTGGAAACTAGGAAGGGCTGTGACTCTGTGCAAAAG CTTACAGAATGCTGTGTTCACGTACTAGTAACTGCCTTCAAAGAGACCATCCTTGCTGAGTGCTCTGTTATGATCAAGAGAAATGAAACAGACA AGCTGCTGCTAATGTTCCAGCTGTTAGACCGGGTGCCAGACGGCATCAACCCCATGCTGAGGGACCTGGAGGAGCACATCAAGAACCAGGGCCTGGCTGACATGGTGGCTGCTGCGGAGACTATCACTTCT gatTCTGAGAAGTATGTTGAACAGCTGCTGTCCCTGTTTAACATCTTTAGTATGCTAGTCAAGAAAGCCTTCAGTGATGACCCCAGATTTCTCACCTCTAGGGACAAG GCCTACAAGCATGTAGTGAATGATACAACTGTATTTAGGTTAGAGCTTCCCTCTAAACAAAAAGG TGTAGCAAAGACGCAGCCAGAATCCAAATGTCCAGAGCTGTTAGCCAACTACTGCGACATGCTGCTGAGAAAGACTCCTCTGAGCAAGAAACTCACATCCGACGAAATAGACGCAAGACTTAAAGATGTG tTACTAGTGCTGAAGTACGTACAGAACAAGGATGTGTTTATGAGGTACCACAAGGCCCACCTGACCCGTAGGCTCATCCTAGACAGCTCTGCCGACAGTGAGAAGGAAGAAAACATGGTGGAGTGGCTCAGG GAAGTAGGCATGCCAGCAGACTATGTCAACAAACTAGCCAGGATGTTCCAGGACATCAAAGTCAGTGAAGACCTCAACAGTCAGTTTAAGGAAGCTATCCGGGACAAGGGGCACGGGTCTATAGCAG ATTGTGTAAATATCAAGGTACTGAACGCGGGTGCCTGGGCACGTAGTTCGGAGCGAGTGTTCGTGTCCCTGCCCATGGAGCTGGAAGACTACATCCCTGAGGTGGAGGAGTACTACAGGAAGACTCACAGCGGCAGGAAACTGCAGTGGCATCATCTCATGTCTAATGGCATT ATAACCTTCAAAAACAAAGTAGGACAGTACGACCTTGAGGTCACGACCTTTCAGATGGCGGTCCTGTTCTCCTGGAACCAGAGGCCCCTAGAGAGAATACCGCTGGAAAACCTGAGGTTAGCCACGGAGCTTCCCGATACAGAGCTTAGGAGAACTCTATGG TCTTTAGTGGCCTTCCCTAAGATTAAGAGACAGGTCCTGGTGTATGAACCTGAAGCTCAGTCACCTAAAGACTTCCAGGAGGGCACAGTCTTCTGGGTCAACCAGGAGTTTGGCCTCAT TAAAAATGGGAAACTCCAGAAGAGAGGGAAGATAAACCTGATTGGTAGACTGCAGCTGTCCACAGAGAGAACACGGGAGGAAGACAACGAAGGTATCATACAGCTCAGGATACTCAGGACACAG GAAGCTATAGTGAAGATTATGAAGATGAGGAAGCGGATCTCCAACGCCCAGCTCCAGACTGAGCTAGTGGAGATTCTTAAGAACATGTTCATCCCATCTAAGAAGATGATCAAGGAACAGATTGAGTGGCTCATCGAACACAAGTACATGAGGAGAGATGAGGACAACATCAACATGTTTATTTACATGGCATAA